Below is a genomic region from Procambarus clarkii isolate CNS0578487 chromosome 63, FALCON_Pclarkii_2.0, whole genome shotgun sequence.
ATCCTCTCTGAAATTGCAGGGGAAAGGACTTGGGTCCTTGATGTATGTAGGGTGGATCATACTAGGCTTGAGTTAAATGCCTTATAAAGACCCTTAGGCCATTTTCATAGTCATTCCTGATGCAAATGTCCTGTCAAGGGTGcatagatagatgaataaatatgtagataaatggataaaggggtaatattataaacacatttgtaaaaatattattataaattataaatactgtatatatatataaaattatttaaatttatatatacaaatattttttggtcaaaatattgaaTTAAAGTTTGAGTGAAATTTAAAATAGCTAAAGAAGATAGTCTAAAAATCAGTGTAAGATTATAATTAAAGTATAATAATTTCAGCCGCTGCCGAACTTGctgcagaaataaaaaaaatccaagaaTCGCAAGTGAAGATTTCTCAATGGCAGCAAAGAAGAATGAAGGCTGAAATTTCTTGGGAAGATAGTCGGTCAGTTCTATTTGAGTGGGAGGTGTGTAGGCACGCTGTTCCAGTTGAAGGTACATACACAATACTTATAAGCATATTGTCTATTTACATCAGCATATCAGTTtacattacaacttattatatttgcattttttttagttatattttttgaATAGAGAGTGGATACTTCGTTTTAAATATACCTGAAGCATTTTATCATTATTGAAATTTTTTTATGTATACTTATAGACCATATTTTTTTCCTAATTCTGCATGATCTGAAACTGTACAGAAGTCTTTTTTGACAAAGATGCGATATTTTTGAACatatgttttcaaatattttcatttgacaGACACAAAATGCTTCAAATGTATGATTGAAGccagcatcaaatgtgaagattGTCATCGCCTATTCTGCTACCACTGTGatatgaaaaaaacattttttaaaccCATTCCATGATAGGTTTTCCTGGGCCAGTGGATATTATGAAGCATTGCCACCAACTGTGACTGTTGACCTTAATGTGACATTTACTGACTGGCGTATGTAAACCAAAAAATTCTTTACATATGAAAACTTTTCTTTTTACCAAGCCTTTACAATATAAGTACCAAtttattgaaagaaaaaaaaaaaaattttttactcAATAAGCAATTCAATTTTTATGGCATTTGACTTActgaatattatttaaatatgcaatctttgctaagtgtattattattttcttattcagaACCTGTTGTGCCAGTTCCTGTGCCAAAAATTTCCTGTAACTGTAAAGACTGTAACCTTAACATAAAGAGTTCTGACATCATGTGTACTTTCATAATGCTCTCAggtatattttatttaatattaagtTTGAACACATAAGTCTATGAGTATTTGCATCACTGAATATAGTAGCATCACTGAAGTTCTAGTGacgatacccatacccaagcatgTGGACTTCAATCTTTGAGACACAAACATATCCATTCAGTGATGGAGATGAGTTTTACAAAAGATTCAAAATAAGCTGCTTTATTTTAGGAATAAATACTAAAACTAAGCTTTCTAGGCAGGTATGACCTTTATCTGCCCATATTTGAGTGTCAAGAGTGTGGATACAGCCTTCCTGCAGATGCTAAGATGTTGTATGATGGTGGATACTTCTGCTCATCAGCCAGGAAAAGTAACACATTCTTCAGCACCAAACTCCTGAACAACTGGCATTTCCTTAAAAGGAACAGCCCAGGTTTATCAATGAAATCCTTGTTAATAGCGCTCCAAGCGCTTGGCTCTCATAATGGAAGAGtaagtatttattaattttatatatgtaatgtaagtacctgtatacattaaactgtatatataataatacataaaaatatgaacccactccacacattctcttgtgccactcacatgtacaaaaccttgttcctaaatgcacatcctgatctgaaactcttccttgatagatgtaaaggatcccataatcaccacaccagaaatcaatatctctctgatatcccctgagtcaaactaaatctgtgcaaactctctatgcaaataaagtaaTTGGTTATTGCTCCTAATTGGTAAACTCTTTATTGAATTAAAAGCTGTCCAGCTGTTCAAaacattattcaaaagtaaaactaaaAAGCATTAATTTCATCCTTATAGTTTCCTACGTAGTTCTTCAAACTTGCACTGttacttgtgctacccactcccctaATATATATGGCTAACTCATGCAACTTGCATGGCTTAGCCACATCTGTGCCTAGTGCTGGGAACTAGGTTCCCAGCACTACGCTGGGAACAAGGTTCCCAGTATTAGGCTGGGAACCAGGTTCCCAGTACTAGGCTGGGAACCAGGTTCCCAGTACTAGGCTGGGAACGTAGTTGTTCAATCTTGCACTAtaacttgtgctacccactcccccaatatatggGGCTAATCCATGCAAATTCTATATTCAGTATATATTTCAGGATGGTTGCATCAACTTTGAAGCTGCTAAAAGAACATTCCAGGAGTGGAGATTTATGCAGTATGAACTTGCAAATGTCCAAAGCTACAATAAGACCGTGTGCCCTGCTTGTCATACTAACCCATTTGCcatacatattgatggcaacaaaaAGTTATTCCGATTTGAAAAAGTTGGGAGGTACAGTTCTTAAATAATTTTCCTTTTGTaagataaatttttatttttcaacaattaatACATTTCTATTAGGGCAACTtatatatcacaatacattatTCGTTATGTAAATATATCAATATCTGAAAAATTCTTACATGCAATACATAATAGCGTTATTCATGTATTACAACATtaagtaatatatatttacacaatcaTCAAAATTGAAAACAAATCAATGTAAATTATGTAAATACTGTCATTGTGTTTCTTTCAGAGGATTGAGGGAATCATATTATTCAGAGAGTGTCTTTGCTGCTGAAAATGATGTGACTAATCACCTTAACCATATAGAGAGcttaaaaacaaaggtaaatatTATGTGTACAGACTTTGTAAACTGTACatagattttatatttttatttatatatacaagactttttacattcttgtacagccactagcacacatagtgtttCAAGCAAGtcgttaatcctatgttccccagaatatgaccccaccaaatccattaacaaccaggtacccattttactgttgggtaaacagggggggggggcatagttaagggttgatgcccagtaaatcttccaaggccaggatacaaacccaggacaaagtgctcgcgaaacgccaggcga
It encodes:
- the LOC123753238 gene encoding uncharacterized protein; the encoded protein is MDSKNPSTPSNPFPCSHEVMKPPVSVVDLIPQNINESPGAAAVEVLPENFDAAAELAAEIKKIQESQVKISQWQQRRMKAEISWEDSRSVLFEWEVCRHAVPVEDTKCFKCMIEASIKCEDCHRLFCYHCDMKKTFFKPIP